Proteins from a genomic interval of Lolium rigidum isolate FL_2022 unplaced genomic scaffold, APGP_CSIRO_Lrig_0.1 contig_11860_1, whole genome shotgun sequence:
- the LOC124680285 gene encoding L-type lectin-domain containing receptor kinase SIT2-like, whose amino-acid sequence MKIFHFLLPILLYHGFQFVAFSAAADDHFVFSGFQGANLSLDGTATVTQEGLLELTNGAVQLKGHAFFPVPFRLRRWPGGAVQSFSTSFAFGILTTYPNLSCHGIAFVIAPSKDFSTALAAQYMGLANIDNNGNASNHIFAAELDTMQNIEFEDIDNNHVGVNINGLRSVQSHAAGYYGTSENNSFQSMSLISGDVMRAWLDYDGELARIDVTIAPIQMSKPARPLVSATYNLSDVLMEQAYIGFSSATGPINSRHYILGWSFGINRPAPAIDIANLPKLPRLGSKPRSKVQEILTPVAVAAFLLALGMGVVLLVRKRLRYAELREDWEVQFGPHRFCYKDLFHATDGFDDRHLLGAGGFGRVYRGVLPTSRLEVAVKRVSHESRQGMKEFVAEVVSIGHIRHRNLVQLLGYCRRKGELLLVYSYMPNGSLDKYLHYEGQKPVLNWEHRFQIIKGIASGLLYLHDKWEKIVIHRDIKASNVLLDEEMNGRLGDFGLSRLYDHGTDPQTTHMVGTMGYMAPELVRTGKASPPTDVFAFGTFLLEVTCGLRPIREDSQGDQFLLVDWALEHWHGGTLLKTVDPRLQGDYDVDEVSLVLKLGLLCSHPYNNARPRMQHVMEYLDGDMPIPELAPAHLSFNMMALLKNKGFDPHIMASAPSSVVSIGAISDLSGGR is encoded by the coding sequence ATGAAGATTTTTCACTTCCTCCTACCGATCCTTCTCTACCATGGATTCCAATTCGTGGCCTTCAGTGCTGCGGCCGATGACCACTTCGTCTTCTCCGGCTTCCAAGGTGCCAACCTCAGCCTCGACGGCACGGCCACGGTCACGCAGGAAGGCCTCCTTGAGCTGACCAATGGTGCCGTGCAGCTCAAAGGCCACGCCTTCTTCCCGGTTCCATTCCGTCTCCGCCGGTGGCCCGGAGGCGCGGTGCAGTCCTTCTCCACCTCCTTCGCGTTCGGCATCCTCACCACCTACCCCAACCTGAGCTGCCATGGCATCGCTTTCGTCATCGCGCCGAGCAAGGATTTCTCCACCGCTCTTGCGGCCCAGTACATGGGCCTCGCCAACATCGACAACAACGGCAACGCCAGCAACCACATCTTCGCTGCTGAGCTCGACACCATGCAGAACATCGAGTTCGAGGACATCGACAACAACCATGTCGGTGTGAACATCAACGGTCTTCGCTCCGTGCAGTCGCACGCTGCTGGCTACTACGGTACCAGCGAGAACAACAGCTTCCAGAGCATGAGCCTCATCAGCGGGGATGTTATGCGGGCGTGGCTGGATTATGACGGAGAGCTCGCACGGATTGACGTCACCATTGCTCCCATCCAGATGTCCAAACCAGCAAGGCCACTCGTCTCTGCCACGTACAACCTCTCCGACGTGCTAATGGAGCAAGCGTACATCGGCTTCTCTTCTGCGACCGGCCCGATCAACTCCCGGCACTACATTCTTGGCTGGAGCTTCGGCATCAACAGACCAGCTCCGGCCATCGACATCGCCAACCTGCCGAAGCTGCCTCGTCTTGGCTCCAAGCCAAGATCCAAGGTCCAGGAAATCTTGACACCAGTTGCTGTTGCAGCATTCCTCCTTGCTCTGGGCATGGGCGTGGTTCTACTTGTACGAAAGAGATTGAGGTATGCTGAGCTAAGAGAAGATTGGGAGGTCCAGTTTGGACCACATCGGTTCTGCTACAAGGATTTGTTCCATGCGACCGATGGATTCGACGACAGGCACCTACTCGGCGCAGGTGGGTTCGGCAGGGTGTATAGAGGAGTGCTTCCGACATCCAGATTGGAGGTTGCTGTGAAGAGGGTGTCCCACGAGTCGAGGCAGGGCATGAAGGAGTTTGTCGCTGAGGTTGTCAGTATCGGCCACATCCGACACCGTAACCTCGTGCAGTTACTTGGTTACTGCCGGAGAAAAGGAGAACTTCTTTTGGTGTACAGCTACATGCCAAATGGAAGCCTTGATAAATATCTGCATTACGAAGGACAAAAGCCAGTACTGAACTGGGAGCATAGGTTTCAGATCATCAAAGGCATTGCATCTGGGTTGCTGTACCTTCATGACAAGTGGGAGAAAATTGTCATTCACCGGGACATCAAGGCAAGCAACGTGCTCCTCGACGAAGAAATGAACGGGCGGCTCGGTGATTTCGGCCTCTCAAGGCTGTACGACCATGGCACCGACCCCCAAACCACACATATGGTTGGCACCATGGGTTACATGGCCCCGGAGCTAGTGCGCACGGGCAAGGCGTCACCTCCTACAGATGTGTTTGCTTTCGGGACGTTCCTCCTCGAGGTTACATGTGGACTAAGGCCTATCAGGGAAGACTCACAAGGCGACCAGTTTCTGTTGGTTGACTGGGCGCTGGAGCATTGGCATGGCGGGACGCTCCTCAAGACGGTGGATCCAAGGTTGCAAGGTGACTACGACGTCGACGAGGTGTCCCTTGTGCTGAAGCTTGGGCTTTTGTGCTCCCACCCTTACAACAATGCAAGGCCAAGAATGCAACATGTCATGGAGTATCTCGATGGAGACATGCCTATCCCGGAGTTGGCGCCGGCGCATCTGAGCTTCAATATGATGGCCCTACTGAAAAACAAAGGCTTTGACCCGCATATAATGGCATCGGCACCATCGTCAGTGGTTAGCATCGGCGCTATATCTGATCTATCAGGAGGAAGGTGA
- the LOC124680286 gene encoding L-type lectin-domain containing receptor kinase SIT2-like: MPQAHEKLSCFLIPLLVAVSLAICSAVGDVSEQFVYSGGFASANLTLGGAAAVTPAGLLELTNGTLRQKAHAIHPSPFSFRNASTAARSFSASFVFGILCPDDDNCGHGIILFVAPGDYDFSSAFPSQYIGFVNSTSNGAAANHIFGVELDTDQNNEFRDIDGNHVGIDVDGLTSVASASAGYFRDDDKDGGVFENLTLSSRKAMQVWVDYDGAGKQITVAMAPAGMARPVKPLLSTAYDLSTVLTDTAYVGFSSATGSFNSRHYVLGWSFAMDGPAPAIDIAQLPKLPRFGPKRRPNLAKIIPPVATAAFILVAGTVAVLLVRRRLKYREVREDWEVEFGPHRFSYKDLFRATDGFKDRNLLGVGGFGRVYKGVLPVSKLEVAVKKVSHDSRQGMKEFVAEVVSIGRLQHRNLAQLLGYCRRKGELVLIYEYMPNGSLDKHLYSDEKPVLDWEKRFRVIKGIASGLLYLHEEWEKVIIHRDIKASNVLLDAEMNGRLGDFGLATMYDRGANAQTTHVVGTIGYLAPELGRTNKATPLTDVFAFGIFMLEVTCGQRPITQNSRGEQHMLVDWVLDRWQKGSLNETVDAKLLEYDVDEACLALKLGLLCSHPLSNSRPDMRQVVRYLNGDVRLPELTPTNETFQILAMMQNEGFDSYVMPHPSPMESMNTMSSIASEK, encoded by the coding sequence ATGCCTCAAGCTCACGAGAAGCTCAGCTGCTTCCTCATCCCTCTTCTCGTCGCCGTTAGCCTTGCAATCTGCAGCGCGGTAGGCGACGTTAGCGAGCAGTTCGTCTACTCCGGCGGCTTCGCCAGCGCTAATCTCACACTCGGCGGCGCTGCCGCAGTCACACCCGCGGGCCTGCTCGAGCTCACCAACGGCACGCTCCGGCAGAAGGCCCACGCCATCCACCCATCCCCGTTCAGCTTCCGCAACgcgtcgacggcggcgcggtCGTTCTCGGCCTCCTTCGTGTTCGGCATCCTCTGCCCGGACGACGACAACTGCGGCCACGGCATCATCCTCTTCGTCGCCCCGGGCGACTACGACTTCTCCTCCGCGTTCCCAAGCCAGTACATCGGGTTCGTCAACAGCACCAGCAACGGGGCCGCCGCCAACCACATCTTCGGCGTGGAGCTCGACACGGACCAGAACAACGAGTTCCGCGACATCGACGGCAACCACGTCGGCATCGACGTTGACGGGCTCACGTCCGTCGCGTCCGCCAGCGCCGGCTACTTCCGCGACGACGACAAGGACGGCGGCGTCTTCGAGAACCTGACGCTGTCGAGCCGCAAGGCCATGCAGGTGTGGGTGGACTACGACGGCGCGGGGAAGCAGATCACCGTGGCCATGGCTCCCGCCGGGATGGCCAGACCCGTCAAGCCGCTGCTCTCCACGGCGTACGACCTCTCCACTGTGCTCACGGACACGGCGTACGTGGGCTTCTCGTCCGCGACGGGGTCCTTCAACTCGCGGCACTACGTTCTGGGCTGGAGCTTCGCCATGGACGGGCCTGCTCCGGCCATTGACATCGCGCAGCTGCCAAAGCTGCCTCGCTTCGGCCCGAAGCGCCGCCCCAATCTCGCGAAGATCATCCCACCCGTAGCGACAGCGGCGTTCATCCTCGTCGCCGGCACCGTGGCAGTCCTGCTGGTACGGCGGCGGCTCAAGTACAGGGAGGTGCGGGAAGATTGGGAGGTGGAGTTCGGGCCGCACCGGTTCTCGTACAAGGATCTGTTCCGCGCCACCGACGGGTTCAAGGACAGGAATCTGCTGGGCGTGGGAGGGTTCGGGAGGGTCTACAAGGGGGTGCTGCCGGTGTCCAAGCTGGAGGTCGCCGTGAAGAAGGTGTCGCATGACTCGAGGCAGGGCATGAAAGAGTTCGTCGCGGAGGTCGTCAGCATCGGGCGTCTGCAACATCGGAATTTGGCACAGTTACTTGGCTATTGCAGGCGTAAAGGGGAATTGGTCCTCATCTACGAGTACATGCCAAATGGGAGCCTTGACAAGCACCTGTACAGTGATGAGAAACCGGTTCTGGATTGGGAGAAGAGGTTCCGGGTCATCAAAGGAATCGCATCGGGGCTGCTCTACCTCCACGAGGAGTGGGAGAAGGTGATCATCCACCGAGACATCAAGGCCAGCAACGTGCTCCTAGATGCTGAGATGAATGGCCGACTGGGCGACTTCGGACTGGCAACGATGTACGACCGTGGCGCCAACGCGCAGACCACGCACGTCGTCGGCACCATTGGATACCTAGCACCAGAGCTTGGCCGCACCAACAAGGCGACGCCCCTGACCGATGTGTTCGCCTTCGGAATATTCATGCTCGAGGTCACCTGCGGGCAGAGGCCCATTACCCAAAATTCACGGGGCGAACAGCACATGCTGGTGGACTGGGTGCTTGACCGTTGGCAAAAAGGATCGCTAAACGAGACTGTGGATGCCAAGCTTCTTGAGTATGATGTCGATGAGGCATGCCTAGCGTTGAAGCTAGGCTTGTTGTGCTCGCATCCTCTCTCCAACTCGAGGCCTGACATGAGGCAGGTTGTGAGGTATCTTAATGGAGATGTGCGACTACCGGAGCTCACCCCGACTAATGAAACCTTCCAGATTCTTGCGATGATGCAGAACGAAGGGTTCGACTCGTATGTCATGCCACACCCTTCGCCCATGGAAAGCATGAACACCATGTCCAGCATTGCCAGTGAAAAATGA